The DNA region GCGCCACCTTCACGGTCGAGCTGCCCATCGACCGCGGCTGACGGCGCCACCCGCCGCCGGCAGGGAGGAGGCCGCGTGCCGCTCGCCATCGACTCGACCGCGTTCGCCCCGGGGGCCGAGATCCCCGCGCGCCACACCTGCGAGGGCGAGGACGTCTCGCCCGCGCTCCGCTTCTCCGGCGTGCCCGCCGCGGCCCGCGCGCTGGCGCTCGTGGTGGACGACCCCGACGCGCCGGATCCGGCCGCGCCGCGCACCGAGTGGTCGCACTGGATCCTGTACGACCTGCCGCCGTCCACCGCCGGCCTGGCGGAGGGCCTCGCGCCCGCGGCGCTGCCGCCGGGGACGCGCGAGGGGCTGAACGACTGGAAGCGCACCGGCTACGGCGGGCCCTGCCCGCCCATCGGCCGGCACCGCTACTTCTTCACGCTCTACGCGCTCGACGCGCCGCTCGGCGACCTGGGCCGCCCCACCCGCGCGCGCGTGCTCGAGGCGCTCCGCGGGCACGTGCTCGAGCAGGCCCAGCTCATGGGCACCTACCAGAAGCGAGGCCGCTGATCGCTACGTCCGCGCCCGGCCCAGCTCGTCCACCACCGCGGCGTGCTCCTCGCGCAGCCACTCGTCGGTGCGCAGCCGGACCGCGTCCTCGTGCGTGCCGCCGCGCATGACGATCCAGGGCTGCTGGGCGAGCGCCGCGTCCACGTAGATGGGCAGGCCGAACACGCCGAGCGGCGGCTCCGCGCCGGCCTCGCACGGCTCGAAGCGGCGCGCGAACGCGGCCTCCGGGACGAACCCTGCCTGCGCCGCGCCGCTCGCGGCCCGCAGCACGTCGAGGTCCACCACGCGGTCCGCGCCCACCACCGCCAGCACCAGGGCGCCGTCGAGGCTCACCACCACCGTCTTCGCCACCCGCGTGCCGCTCACGTGCTCCGCGGCCGCGAGGCGCTGCGCCGCCACCGTGCGCAGGTGGGTGGTGTGCGCGCAGCCGGGGTGGTGCGCGCGCAGGTACCGGTCGATGCGCTCGGGGATCATGGCGCCCTCCTCTTCGTACGCGCTGACCCATATCCACCCCGCAGCCCCGGCGGGAGGCGCCCAGGTGGAACCCCACCCGCGGGCCAGGCGCCCGGCCGCGGTGCGACATCTCGCCGCGCCGCGGCGCCGGGATGCGCTACAGTCCGGCGGTGCCCCCGCCCGCCGATCCCGCCGGCGCGTTCGCGCCCGTGCTGCTGGTCCTCGCGGCCGTGCTCGCCGCGGCGGTGAGCGCCGGCGTCCGGACCGCCGGCGCGCGCGCGTTCGCCCAGCGCGCCGCGGGCGGCGCCGCGGGTGCGGCGGGGGCGATCGCGCTCGCGCTCGCGGCGCAGGCCCTCGTCCCGCGCACCTCCGGCGACGCGCTGGTCGGGCTGTACCTGCTGCTCATCGGCCCGGGCCTGTCGGCGCTGGTGGCGGGCGGCGTGCTCGGGGTCGAGGTGCTGACCCGGCGCGGCGTCTCGGTGTTCGGCCTGGCGCGCACCGCGGCCGCGGCCTCCCTCTCGGCGCTCGCCTGGCTGCTCGGCTTCCCGATGCTGTTCGGCCGGCCGGCGTGGGTGGTGGCGGTCGGCTGGGGCCTCGCGCTCGCCGCGGTGGTGGCCGTCTCCGCGGCCGCGCACGGGCTGGGGGGCCGGCGGCGGGCCGGCGCGGCCCGCGCGCCCGGCGGGCAGGGCTAGCCGATCCCCATCACCCGGTACGCCCAGCGGAACGCCTCGGGCGGCACGATCGTCTGCCAGAACCCGGTCGCCGCGGCGATCGCCCAGAACCCGACCATCACCCCGAGCGTCAGCGCCGGCACGAGCCAGGGGGAGAGCGTCCGCGCGCCCTTCCGCGTGACGCCGAGGCAGTCGCGCGTGGTGCAGGCCGCGACGCACGACATGCAGCCGGTGCACTCGGTGGAGAGCACGCGGAGCTTGGCGTGGACCTGGATCTCGTTGGGGCAGGCGCGGGTGCAGGCGCGGCAGTCGTTGCAGGCCTCCGGGTCGCGGCGCACCGACACCGGCGAGAACCAGCTCACCACGCCGAGGAGCGCGCCGTACGGGCACAGGTACCGGCACCAGAAGTGCTTCACCACCAGCGAGAGCGCCGCGAGGACGCCGACCACCGTGAGGAACGTGGTCGAGGGGTGGAGCAGCAGCTCCAGCATCTTCGCGTCGGCGACCACGTTGTAGGGCGCCTGCATGAAGCCCTCGATCGCGGCGAGCGGCATCTGCACGAACACCGTCCAGACGAAGAAGCCGAGCAGGAGGTACTTCAGCGAGGCGAGCGGCAGGTCCAGCCAGCGGGGCACCGCCGGCCAGCCCCGGCGCCACAGGAGCTTGCGGCCGAGCCACCAGAACGCGCGCGAGATCGTGCCCACCGGGCAGACCCAGGAGCAGAACGCCTTGCGCGCCACGAACGCGGTGGTCAGCGCCGCGAGCAGGATGGTGAGGCCGGCCGGGTGGATCTCGTCCCAGTAGCGCGTGAGCAGGAAGCGCTTCAGCGAGACGAGCGCGGCGATCGGCAGGAACGCCTCGACCGACGGCGGGCGCGCCACGTCGATGGGCCCGCCGCCCCGGACCGCGTCGTAGAACCGCATGAACTGCCAGCCGACCAGCAGCAGGAACGCCAGGTAAGCGAGCTGCACCGCCCAGCGGACCCGGGGCAGCGCGCGCCAGGGGTTGGTCCAGCGGGCGCCGCGCTCGGGGGCGGGCGGGGGCGGG from Anaeromyxobacter dehalogenans 2CP-C includes:
- a CDS encoding YbhB/YbcL family Raf kinase inhibitor-like protein, producing MPLAIDSTAFAPGAEIPARHTCEGEDVSPALRFSGVPAAARALALVVDDPDAPDPAAPRTEWSHWILYDLPPSTAGLAEGLAPAALPPGTREGLNDWKRTGYGGPCPPIGRHRYFFTLYALDAPLGDLGRPTRARVLEALRGHVLEQAQLMGTYQKRGR
- a CDS encoding aminoacyl-tRNA deacylase, which codes for MIPERIDRYLRAHHPGCAHTTHLRTVAAQRLAAAEHVSGTRVAKTVVVSLDGALVLAVVGADRVVDLDVLRAASGAAQAGFVPEAAFARRFEPCEAGAEPPLGVFGLPIYVDAALAQQPWIVMRGGTHEDAVRLRTDEWLREEHAAVVDELGRART
- a CDS encoding 4Fe-4S binding protein encodes the protein MNPKLDVLPSALPTPPPPAPERGARWTNPWRALPRVRWAVQLAYLAFLLLVGWQFMRFYDAVRGGGPIDVARPPSVEAFLPIAALVSLKRFLLTRYWDEIHPAGLTILLAALTTAFVARKAFCSWVCPVGTISRAFWWLGRKLLWRRGWPAVPRWLDLPLASLKYLLLGFFVWTVFVQMPLAAIEGFMQAPYNVVADAKMLELLLHPSTTFLTVVGVLAALSLVVKHFWCRYLCPYGALLGVVSWFSPVSVRRDPEACNDCRACTRACPNEIQVHAKLRVLSTECTGCMSCVAACTTRDCLGVTRKGARTLSPWLVPALTLGVMVGFWAIAAATGFWQTIVPPEAFRWAYRVMGIG